The region caaaaagccctaaattcacaactccttgacggcataacccttgcgccgtcaccaaccctaatgcgccaatttcagaccgtcaaacacacctcgattgttgattcaatatgattgatcaacaggtcattgcttcaccatactaatgtcggattccggagcaaatgaccattgatcgctcaaaggaaaacaatcatttagtgttcgaatgaacgaaacagaatcagtatatcacatataccgtattttgcattaggattacttatatcatatataagttgatcggtctcaattgcgtaacctatggacgatcgatgtatcgctgcttcaccatactaatgtcggattccgaagcatagtcaacatcaatcatccaactcgtacactcatgatgccaaatttaattactcgtttaattaattgactcattctgtcttttaatcatattaatacagaaaataaacagctatccgagtcatggtttcgtaagtggctctgataccactgaaggagaattgcggtccaaaacgcagcggaaattaaaattttatcctttagagatccttacgaatggtcatgatcagtgataggatatttacctcttgtgacgattgaaacctttggtgcagatctcttgtgacgatcaaaacctttgatgcagatccacgaagcgatcacgaacgttgaacgatgacaacgtctctactcagtccacacgaacgggttccttcaatctcagtgctagctggtacgaatgaaggctttgagtgagagagagagagtgaaaacgaaaagaatgcaaccgcaaatttttgcttctgcacaagggttctatttatagaaccacttgtgtgggcttcaagctaaaagcccacttaagtgtattttggcccatatcttataatatgcccaaaatcacttaagctcatggtaccttaccatatttcgtattctactcaagtacatcgtaccttacgatgttctataactcacttaagggcaccgtaccttacggtattccttagttactctatctctcatcaatccgtcctttgtgtgtgaccctgtaggttttcgtgacgttggcaattatattaaatcacgcatttaacataataaacagtgagcggtatctagcaacacatcactgctacccaagacacgaaaatgtcatgtgatctgacaattccttctatgataatacttatgtgtataattacccttttgcccttatgtctatattgaacacaaggcatagaccgtgtcatccttgtccagttcaatattgggcccatagacatttatcctgttatgcaggatgggcaaattccatctaggtcactcatgtccctcagcatgctttgtggagtacccatcaactgtctttatggttatccagttacggacaacgttggatcaacaataaagcactcgactctacatctaggatccatagtggtttcaggtcgaagagtggaatacactattatcaccatgagaataacttatgacaccttgcataactttctatatagtactctcatagcgggtcaatccggtataaatattactcctaatattcatacctatgtttaagacttgataactctttatccatgatccatgagatgtgatcatcagtctacaaacataatagtcttaatgctttaatgttatcccacttcacactaaagctcgactacggatactttaagaataatgtccttatgtttaatgtgttctcatgattaagtcacacttaatacattaaacggactatctattccagggactttactaaacaaacgtaataaagaaaaagccttttattattaataaataattcgatacaagtaccaaaagtattggcctctagggcttacaccaacaaataACTCCTTACACACCTTAACACAATGGAATTGTTGAGAGAAAGAACAAGAGCATGCTAAACATGGAAAGAAGCATGCTTAAGGCAAGACAATTTCCAAACCATTTTTGGGGGGAGGAAATATCCACTGCAGTTTACATCATCAATAGATGTCCAACAAAGGAGCTGAGCAGCGAGATACCTAATGAATCATGGACTAACCTAAAACCAAGTGTTGGACACTTCAGGATCTTTGGCTCACTTTATTCTAGGCATGTACCTGAGCACTTGCGAAGAAAACTAGATGATAGAAGTCAAGTTATGCTTTTAATTGGCTATCACTCAACAATTATATAAAAATATTCTCACAAAATGAGAATAAGGTGATAATAAATAGGTTGAAAGTTTCAAACAATCCAATGCAAAATGGTGAAATCCCAAATTACATTAGCACTACTTTACAAGATGGCAAAGTAAATGAAGTGGCACAAACTTATGAAGTAAAATCATCAACAAGGGTCAAAACTCAATTAGTCAAGTTAAATGACTATGAAAGATTATTTGACAAAGTCATAGGTGAAAACGGTGGCTTGATTGAAGAAGTCTTTACAACTAAATGTGAGCAAATTAACCTCAATCAAGCCCTGAAAGATGAAAAATGTCAAGCTCAAGGCAATTGAGAAGAATCACACATGAGAGTTGGTCAATCATCCAAGCAAGAATCATAGATGTAAAACGGATCTACAAGCTGAAGCTTAGGTCAGATGGTGAGATAACTAAGTACAAGGCAAATCTAGTAGCAAATGAGTTTCTTCAAAAGTCAGGAATTTATTTTAACGAGGTATATGAACTAGCTGCCATACTTGAAACAATAAGAGTTTTGGTGGCTATTGCATCATACAAAGGGAGGAAGATGCTTCAGTTGGATGTTAAGTAAGATTTTCTCAATAGACCACTAAAGGAGCGAGTCTATGTAAAAAAACACCAAATTTTAAGATCAAAGAACAAAAAGAGAATGTATACAGGCAAATAAAGGTACTGCATGGATTGAAGCAGACACCTAAAGCATGAAACAAAAGAAAACTTTTTGATAAAGTTGAGATTCAACAAGTGCACATCAGAACATTAAGAATATGTGAAAGGTTCTAATAAGCAAGATCAAGATGACAGGGGAAAAGTACAACAAGGTATTTGTTCATGATTTGAGCAGCTCCAATTTCATGAAACTCAAAGAAGCAAAAGACAGTGGCTATATTATCATTTAAGGGCGAAGTATGTTGCAACCTCATATGCAGCCTACTAAGCATTATGGATTGAAATAATATTAGAAGCATTGAAATTCAATACCATTGTGAAGGTCAAGTTATTTGTATACAACAAATCAACAATATATTTGACCAATCATCCAATGAGACAAAGAAGAAGTAAGCACATTGAAAGAAAATACAATTTTCTTATAGATCAAATAATAAAAGATATATTGGAGATTGAATATTGCAAAATAGAGTTTCAACTTGCAGATATTCTAACCAATCCATTGAAGAAAGCAAGATTTGATGGTCTAAAGGAATTAATAGGAATGAGAAGATTAGACAACATGAATTATGGAGAGTGTTGTGAAATTCAATTTTAGAAGTTAGAAGTTAGTTATAAAGTAGTTAGGCAATTATAACTAACTTCATATGTAATTATTACTAGTTTCATATTTGGTTACTACTAGTTACATATGTGGTTACTACTAACTATGTACGTGGTTGTTAACTAGTATTATCTAGTTCACTAGAAAAACTATTTGTAGCGACGTGATATTCACGTTACAACATGAAAAATCACTTCACAATACGATTTTAGCGATGTGAACTTTCACGCGGCAGGAGCACGTGTGACAACTCTGTTGCGTAGTGGAAATCACGTCGCAACAGTTTGCCACGTGATATTCATGACACAACATTCTGCACAAAATTTCACACTTTATTTGATGTAATTCAACAGTAGCACTGATGGCATAAAATGATACAATGAGTTGCGACGTGATTTTCACATGATAAAGTTGTGAAGTGAAACTCACGTCACAAAAtagtttttttaaataaaaaactATAATTAATGTTTTACGTTTTAATATATActaaaattaataataaaattgttATGTTTAAAAAAACTATTTCACACCATTatgtttaaaaaataatattttgtTTAAATATATTACGAAAAATAATGTATTatgaaaataatatattttaataatataaaaaataatattctattttaaaaaaaataatatataaatagAATAGTATATTATGTAAAATAATATTctgtttttaaaaaaaattatgtttaaatatattaataaattaattttagattaattatatatttattttaataaaattctgtttaaaaaaattatcctacactaacaacaaccaaacaacccaatatatatattaaatctaaaaagaaataaaataaattactTAAATACTTCAATGAAGATAAAGAAAAGCTTGAATTTTGATGAATCTTGAAGAAGTTTTTTTTAACAATGTTAgttataaaataaaaaaatcaacataatatttaacaaataaaaaacgaaaaacaaaaatgaaaaatatgGGTTGTCTTGAAATAAGCTGAAATTTGAGAAAGAAGAGGAAAAATGTTAGAGGAGGAAAAATGTTTGGAAGAAGAAAAATGGTGGAGGAGgaaaaattgaaagagaaaattTGAGAAAGAAGTAATCTGGAATATAGAATAATTAGTGATGTGTTTTTCACCTCACAACTTTGCCACGTGATTTTCACTTCTCAAAGTTGTGAAGTGAAAATCACGTGGCAAAGTTGTGAAGTGAAAATCATGTCGCTGATTGCTctatatattttcaaattttctctctctctctcacgCAACGCAGATTCGAATTCTTTCTCAAATGTCTTTCACAACTTTACCACGTGATTTTCACTTCACGACTTTGCCACGTGATTTTCACTTCACAATTTTCCCTCATAAAcgtttttattttatttttgaatttaaCGTTGCGAAGTGATTTTCACATCACaatttaaaatttgaaaattccaaAATTTTCATCTTCCGTCAATATGTGCACTCCtgacttttttattttttttattttacttttcaAGTTGCGACAATGATTACCACCTCACAACATTTTTTAAAATTGTTTCCGGTCTTTCCCATGTGCTGATCTGACTCtcaattttttaataataaaaatatgtaGTTGACATGATTATCACGTCACAACTCCCTTTCTATATCACGTGATTTTCACATCACTATATCACGTGGTTGGACGGAAGTTTTCTTGTAGTGATTAGGAGGGTGATCATATATAAATGATATAACACATGTTTgaaaaacaaccaaacaaatcAATTGAAAAAAAAACGTCTCTTCACTCTAATTTCATTCTATCCTTCACTAATTTCATCTATCCTCTTTATGCTCATTATCTTGTGTCACAAGTTATTATTCCAACACATTCAAGCTAAAGCAAAGTTTTATTGTATAATTGTTGGGAGCTAAGAAGCTGAAATTAGAATGAGCTCAATGTAAAATAGATGTTAGAAATATTATAAATGGGACTCTTGCATAAGAGTGCTAATTGGGATTGCACCGGTGGTATAAAAGAGGATAGAGTTTTGACTTAAGTTGTTTAGGTAAGTGTGAAAGAGATTTATGCTATGTTTGATTCTATATTGACCTATGTTTTCTAGCCACCTAATTCAATTGTAGAGTTAGGCAAACGTGTGGTGTCATGTGCTTTGTTTATTTCCCAAACACACTCAGATTCTCTaaatttgaattccttgtatttcACTGCTTTTGGGTGATACAAATTTAGTTCACTTCATTTACATGAAAAAGACACCGTAAACAAACATTCCCTTGAATGCATCACAATTAGCCTAAGAATACAATCAATACACTTTTCTATAAACAAAAATTACACATCACAATATGATTTCAAGGATCACAAATAATATTTCACATACAATTTTACAATCAAAGATAAAACATACAAGACCAATCTCATCGTCATCTTCATCTGTAATTAAAAAAAGTAAAAACCACTCAGTCGATTTTCCATTTTCACAGCCCAGTTCTAGTAGCTCAAATGAACACTCATCCTCAGCAATGTCTCAGCACCATCAGTAGCAATCTGTCCTGGTGGAATAAGAGGTCTCAGCTCAGCAAACCCTCTTGCATTCTTGAACTTTCCCGTGCCCCCTATTACCGATAATCGCGACATTGTGCTTCCTATCTTATACAAACCATAAAAGTTCAAACTATCACCATATTCCCCTCCCTCAAACAAAGCTGTGAATACCATCATCTGTCTACTCCCATCTGCAGAACTTGCAACATACACACCTTGAGCTTTTCCAACTATCTGAGAGCCTAACTCAGGTTGAGATGTGAGTATATCATCAATAACAGTTATTGTACCAAACCCTAATCCAAGTCCATCAGGTCCTAACTGCACTTGAACATTGTTTTGATTGTTATTATTGTTTGGTGCAAAGGAAGTACCAGCCAAACCAGTTCCTAATGCGATACCGGTAACACCGTTGACGGTTGGAATAGCGCCATTGGCATTAGGGATGAGAGTCCCACCTGCCGGAGTGTTGAATCCAATTGGAGTTGCAAAGGGTACTTGACCACTGTATATGTTGCCAAGCAAACCGGTTACCGGTCGAGCCGTTGGGTTACTTCCACCAAGAATGTCATGCATGTATAACTCAATGATCGGTTCTTTCCCTGTGGCTGCAATAGGGTCAACTACTGCTGTTATAGATGTTGTCAAATGAGAAAAGACAGCAAACATTGCCAAAAGAGCTATAGTTAGAAATCCCATATTCATGTTGTTTCAATGTTTTTCAGATGCAGATACTAGTTTTTCTTTTTATGGTAATAATGGAAATGCAAGTTTTGGTATTATATATAGGAGAGAATGAAGAGTGTGTTGGAGTGGTTGTGAGAAAAGGATCATACTGAAGTTGTTGAAGTTGAGAATTGCAGTCAATGAATCTGATATAGTGGCGTTGTTGAGATGTAAGGGAAGAAACACTTCAATTCATATAGACTTATGCCAAGTTTAATTACTATAAAAATATATATTACTCaagtgtatatatatatatatatatatatatatatatatatatatatatatatataaaactcAATGAAGGTTTTTGTATAGGCATTCATCTATcacttttttcattttttttgttGAAGACAAGTCAGAATAATGAGAAGTGGTGCAAGTACAGCTGAACCAAAATCTCAAGTCAACTACTATAATTGACCCTCTAAGGAATGGAGGTAGTGGATTAAATATGTGAATTTTATATAGTTATTCTATTTTGACACAAATGCTTACACTAAAAGTAAacaatattttttaaaaatattttttaaataaaaatatattattcagaataaatattttttgattttaataGTGTGTAAAAATCTGGTTAATACAATTCATAGTTTAATTAGCATGTGTTATAACATTAAAAAGTAGTGCTAAGTCATACAAAAATGATTAAATCTAGTAAAAGAAATGAGTTAATACAATTTATAATTTTACTTTTTTAGTAATTCTGATTTTAAAAAAAAGTTGAATGTGGTAAATCAATTTTAGTTAATAGTGTGTAAAAAGTTGGTTATACAATGAGTGCCCAAACATTAAAAATAGTCTTAAGTATAataaattataattgattaaTAGAGTGTAAGATATTGACTAATACACTTCATAATTTTATGTTGTGGTTAATGCTATTTATTTTATTAGTTAATAAAATAGTAAAAGTGATTAATGAGTTACATTTAAATAAATGATTAATAAGATATATTTTATGGTTAATAAGTGAAGAAATTGATTAATAATACAATcttatatttatattataaaataattatttttatatattttaaaaataaatttatcataaatatatttttttaattaaataaaatacaGTTCACAAAATAAATTCAAGAATAATGTTTGATGTAATTATTTGTGTTAAAATATGTGTCAAGATAGCATAAGTCTTTTATAGAACATCATTTATTGTTTTTTTCTTCTTCATATTTTCTTTATTAAACCATTCGAAGATTTTCAATTTTATATAATCAAATTAAGTCATTAGTTAAATATGTTAATTATATATAATGAATTTCAAAATTGTTGCGAGATTGAAATGTTTGCTCACTGTTATTAGTATCTATAGCATTAACCTCCATCTTAAACTGAACCTTTTATGCTATAGTCTCTAATATCTTTATATGTAGATTTTTACCCTTCCTCTCCTAATCGGACTCGCTAAAAATAATACATATGCAAATGATGAACTTTGATCCTCCCGATTCCACATCCCACAACTCATAACCCTTTCACCTTTTAGATAATCATAAAGACGCAATTCACAACCTTACCATCAAGTTGAATTAGCTTGATTTGATCAATGGGTAAAGCTTTGACGACTTTCAAAGTATTGTAGTTTACATGTTTCCTACATCAAACCTCCATATGTATCTGAAAGTATATTATTGTGAATGAACATATGTTAACCAGGTAAGCTTTTTCGGCACCAACTTTACTCCAAAAATTCATGACAACTTATTTGTAAAATTTGTTTTTATCCTTTGTTTCACAAAATTCATTAAAGTGCTTTAAAACAACCTTCATGCATCTCTCATGCATTAACCTCATTGCTGATGAATGAACGATAACATTGAAACCTTAAAAAAACATATAATCAACATATTTTAGAACATTTAGCTATGATCACTTCACCGTGTGAAATACCTGAACCTTATACTCAACTATAGTGCAATAGGCTAGATTATAAAATATGCTTATGGATAACAAATTTTGTCTGAGCTCTAGAACATATTTCACATTGTGTAAAAGAAACTCACAACCATCAAACATTTTAAGTTTGTTTGTATCATCTTTATGAACCTTACAAACCTTATTATCACAAAGCATTATCATAATTGTTGACCAAGTGAATTCA is a window of Lathyrus oleraceus cultivar Zhongwan6 chromosome 6, CAAS_Psat_ZW6_1.0, whole genome shotgun sequence DNA encoding:
- the LOC127097369 gene encoding dirigent protein 16 → MNMGFLTIALLAMFAVFSHLTTSITAVVDPIAATGKEPIIELYMHDILGGSNPTARPVTGLLGNIYSGQVPFATPIGFNTPAGGTLIPNANGAIPTVNGVTGIALGTGLAGTSFAPNNNNNQNNVQVQLGPDGLGLGFGTITVIDDILTSQPELGSQIVGKAQGVYVASSADGSRQMMVFTALFEGGEYGDSLNFYGLYKIGSTMSRLSVIGGTGKFKNARGFAELRPLIPPGQIATDGAETLLRMSVHLSY